The genomic window CGCAACCGATTGTCGCTTACGATAGCTTGATTAACGAAGTGCGAACCCGCGATTCTAGCGTGATTGCGTCTTCTCCGTTTATCATCTACAAGGTGGGCATCAGCTCCAAGAGGGTGAACGACGGCATTGTGATTTATGGTATCGATGCCGAGACCGCGAAGGGCGTGACCGACATTTACAAGTACATCAAGTTCGGCAATTATTCTGTGGACAGCCTCGAAGACCTGAACGGCACGAAGCGTCCTGGGATTATCCTCGGTTCTGGCTTGGCGAACCGCCTCCGCGTGGTGGTGGGTGACAAACTTGTTTTGCAGACGTTCCAGAGCCCGGACGAGATGATTGGCTCGGCTGGCCCGAAGATGATGATGTGCGTGGTGAGCGGCATTTTCGAGACGGGCACTTACGAGTACGACGGAAATCTCGCTTATGTGGGCATCCCTGAATTGCAGCGCCTTTTGAACATGGGCGATGCCGTGACGGGAATCCAGTTCCGCATAAAGAACCACTGGCTTGCCGAGACTGCGGTGGACAGTGTGTCAAATTGGCTCACGTACCCGTACTACGCGATGGACTGGAAGTCTAAGAATATCACGCTCCTCAAGTGGATGAATTACGAAAAGTTCATTGTGGCAGCGGTAATCTGCCTGATTATCTTGGTGGCGGCTTTCAACATCATCAGTTCCCTTATCATGGTGGTGATTGACAAGACAAAAGAAATCGGCATTCTCCGTAGCATGGGCTTCAGCAAGGCTGGCATCATGCGCGTGTTCATGCTCATGGGCAGTTTTATCGGCGTGGGCGGCACGGTTGTGGGCGGTTCTATCGGGCTAATCCTGTGCAAGTTGCAGGAGGCTTACCACTTTATCAAGTTGCCGGGCGATGTTTACGTGATTCCCTATTTCCCGATTTCTGTGCACCTGATAGACGTTGTCCTTATATTTGTAATAGGTATCGCGCTTTGCGTGTTAGCGACAATCCTGCCCGCATGGAAGGCGAGCCGGCTTGATCCGGTGGGGGCGATTAGACATGAGTAGCTTGTTACAAACAATTGACCTTCGCCGCGTGTTCTCCGAAACGGGGGAGCAGCTCGAAATTTTGAAGGGCGTGAATTTCTCGATGGATGCGGGGGAGCTTGTGGCACTTACGGGTTCCTCGGGTTCGGGCAAGTCCACGTTCCTCAATTTGGTCGGGATGCTCGATACTCCGACTTCGGGCGAAATTTATTTCAAAGGCAAACCCCTTTCGAAGTTCAGTGGCGAAGAACGCGACATGTACCATCGCGTGCAGGTGGGCTTCGTATTCCAGTTCCATCATTTGTTGAGTGAATTTTCGGCTCTTGAAAATGTCTGCGTGCCGGGCCGCATTTTGGGCACGAGTTCGCATGAATGCCGGGAACGCGCCGAGATGTTGTTGGAAACGGTGGGACTCAAGGACCGCCTCAAACATCTGCCGCGTGAACTTTCGGGTGGCGAGCGCCAGCGTGTGGCGATTGCCCGTGCATTGATGAACCATCCGGACCTCGTTTTTGCCGATGAACCTAGTGGCAACCTGGACGAGGCGAATTCGGATTTGCTTAACCAGCTCTTTTGGGACTTGAATCAAAAATTCAACCAGGCTTTCCTTATCGTGACCCATGACGAAAAGTTGGCGTCTTTTGCGAAACGTCGTGTTGTCATGCATAATGGATTGATTCAGGAGGCGTAAAATGTCCGATATCAACGGTATTTTTTCGGCTAAGGCTAAGGCCGTGTTGCAAGCGGCCCGCATGGCCGCCCATAACCTGAGCAGCGACAGTATTACAGTTGAACACTTGCTGCTCGGCCTTGTGCGAGAAGAATCGGGATATGCTGCCGAGACGCTCCGTGCGCTCAAGGTGAACCTGAGTGATTTGGGTGAAACTATCCAGCGGTCGCTCTCCACGAATGGTGGGTTGATGACCATTGGTGGTGATAAGCGTGGGGGCCTCCTCTCTTTTACGGCCCGCACCAAGGCCATTTTGTTCAATGCGGCCAAACTGGCGAAAAACGAGGGCGATCAGTATATTGGCCCGGAACATTTGATGCTCGCCATTCTCCAGCAAACCGATACTCCGGCTGCTGCGACGCTTTCTACGTACAACGTTACGTTTGACAATTATCTGGAAATGCTCCAGCAAATCAAGAGCAAGAATATCGACCCGTCTGGGATGGATATAGATAGGAATGTTCCGCCCATGATGCGCAATGAACCGCGTCCGGCTGCGGCGTCCAAGTCCAAGACTCCGATTCTTGAACATTTCGGTCGCGACCTTACTGCTATGGCGCGCGCGGGCAAACTGGACCCGATTATCGGCCGCGAAGCCGAAATTGAACGCCTGATCCAGATTCTTTGTCGCCGCAAGAAGAACAATCCGGCGCTTATTGGTGAACCGGGCGTGGGCAAGACTGCAATTATCGAGGGCCTTGCGCAGAAGATTGTACAGAAGAAAATTCCCGACCTGCTGGCGAACAAGCGCGTCGTGACGCTCGATGTGGCGGCTATGGTGGCTGGCACCAAGTACCGCGGCCAGTTCGAAGAACGCGTGAAGGGGCTGATTATGGAACTCCAGCGCGTTGGCAATTCGGTGATTCTTTTCATTGACGAATTGCATACGATTGTGGGGGCGGGCGGCTCCGAAGGCAGCCTGGATGCTTCCAATATCTTTAAACCGGCGCTTGCCCGTGGCGAACTCCAGTGCATCGGTGCGACGACGATTGATGAATACCGCAAGTACATCGAGAAAGATGCCGCTCTGGAACGCCGTTTCCAGACGATTATCGTGAATCCGCCCAATTCCGAGGATTCTATACAAATTCTTGAAGGCCTGCGTACAAAGTACGAACAGCACCACAACGTACACTACACCCCAGATGCGATTCGTGCTGCGGTTCTCCTTGCCGAACGCTATATTAGCGAAAGGTTCTTGCCGGATAAGGCCATCGACGTTTTGGACGAAGCCGGTGCCCGTGTTCGTCTCAATTCCATCAAGGTTCCCGACGACCTGAAACAGATGGAAGAAGACTTGGTCAAGACGAACCAGCTGAAAGACGAATGTATTGCGAACCAGCTTTACGAAGAAGCGGCAAAACACCGCGACCATGCCGAAGAACTTGAAAAAAACATCGCTGAACGCAAGAATTCCATAGCCGAAGACGCAAAGGCCAATACGCCTGTGGTCGACGAAAATGTTATTCGCGATGTCATCAGCAATATGACGGGGATTCCCGTGAGCCGGCTTGCCGGTGAAGAAGCGCAAAAACTCCTGCACTTGGGCGAAGAAATCAAGCAACGCGTGATTGGCCAGGACCAGGCCGTCGATGCGATTGTCAAGTCTATCCGTCGTACGCGTGCGGGTATCCGCAGCAGCAAACGCCCCATGGGCAGTTTCCTCTTCCTCGGGCCGACTGGCGTGGGCAAGACGGAACTTGCGAAGGTGCTGAGCCTTACGCTTTTCGGAAGCGAAGATTCCATGATTCGCATCGACATGAGCGAGTACATGGAAAAGCATAGTGTTTCTCGCCTTATCGGTGCGCCTCCGGGATACGTTGGCTTTGAAGAAGGTGGTGGACAGCTCACCGAGAAGGTGCGCAAACACCCGTATTCTGTGGTCTTGCTCGACGAAATCGAGAA from uncultured Fibrobacter sp. includes these protein-coding regions:
- a CDS encoding FtsX-like permease family protein, producing MKLELLIAWRYLGAQRKSLFVSLIGIFSMLGVSIGVFALVVALAAVNGFEEEVTAQMIGKDAHFELMSYNAQPIVAYDSLINEVRTRDSSVIASSPFIIYKVGISSKRVNDGIVIYGIDAETAKGVTDIYKYIKFGNYSVDSLEDLNGTKRPGIILGSGLANRLRVVVGDKLVLQTFQSPDEMIGSAGPKMMMCVVSGIFETGTYEYDGNLAYVGIPELQRLLNMGDAVTGIQFRIKNHWLAETAVDSVSNWLTYPYYAMDWKSKNITLLKWMNYEKFIVAAVICLIILVAAFNIISSLIMVVIDKTKEIGILRSMGFSKAGIMRVFMLMGSFIGVGGTVVGGSIGLILCKLQEAYHFIKLPGDVYVIPYFPISVHLIDVVLIFVIGIALCVLATILPAWKASRLDPVGAIRHE
- a CDS encoding ABC transporter ATP-binding protein translates to MSSLLQTIDLRRVFSETGEQLEILKGVNFSMDAGELVALTGSSGSGKSTFLNLVGMLDTPTSGEIYFKGKPLSKFSGEERDMYHRVQVGFVFQFHHLLSEFSALENVCVPGRILGTSSHECRERAEMLLETVGLKDRLKHLPRELSGGERQRVAIARALMNHPDLVFADEPSGNLDEANSDLLNQLFWDLNQKFNQAFLIVTHDEKLASFAKRRVVMHNGLIQEA
- a CDS encoding ATP-dependent Clp protease ATP-binding subunit yields the protein MSDINGIFSAKAKAVLQAARMAAHNLSSDSITVEHLLLGLVREESGYAAETLRALKVNLSDLGETIQRSLSTNGGLMTIGGDKRGGLLSFTARTKAILFNAAKLAKNEGDQYIGPEHLMLAILQQTDTPAAATLSTYNVTFDNYLEMLQQIKSKNIDPSGMDIDRNVPPMMRNEPRPAAASKSKTPILEHFGRDLTAMARAGKLDPIIGREAEIERLIQILCRRKKNNPALIGEPGVGKTAIIEGLAQKIVQKKIPDLLANKRVVTLDVAAMVAGTKYRGQFEERVKGLIMELQRVGNSVILFIDELHTIVGAGGSEGSLDASNIFKPALARGELQCIGATTIDEYRKYIEKDAALERRFQTIIVNPPNSEDSIQILEGLRTKYEQHHNVHYTPDAIRAAVLLAERYISERFLPDKAIDVLDEAGARVRLNSIKVPDDLKQMEEDLVKTNQLKDECIANQLYEEAAKHRDHAEELEKNIAERKNSIAEDAKANTPVVDENVIRDVISNMTGIPVSRLAGEEAQKLLHLGEEIKQRVIGQDQAVDAIVKSIRRTRAGIRSSKRPMGSFLFLGPTGVGKTELAKVLSLTLFGSEDSMIRIDMSEYMEKHSVSRLIGAPPGYVGFEEGGGQLTEKVRKHPYSVVLLDEIEKAHPDIYNILLQILDDGILTDSYGRKINFKNTIIIMTSNAGAREVRHSSGMGFTKMGETDDYDRMEAAIRDEVKRVFSPEFLNRIDEQIVFRPLSKKDLVSVVDIQMGFLQKNISDRGILLEISQEAKEFIVNHNYDSALGARPIRRSIQNLVEDAIAEGLLLGDLHDFTTISIGVEDGKLKFTSEALPS